The Vicinamibacterales bacterium DNA window CGACGTCACCATCGCCGGGCAGACCGGCAATCGTGACGAGGTCGTCGTGCGCGGCGGACGGTTCGGCTTCTGGGCCAACGCCGTGGACGGCCTGACCATCCGCGACCTCACCATCGAGGGCGCTGACGAGCACGGCGTCATCCTGAACTGCCAGGCGCACGCGCCGGTGTTCCGGAACCTCGTCCTCCGCGACATCGGCGATCAGTTCATCAAGGGCAACCCGGGTCCCGGCGGCTGCGGCGTGAACGACGGCGTGGTCGAGGGCTCGCTCTTCGAGTACACCCACGGCGCGCCCGACGGCTACACCAACGGCGTGGACGTGCACTACGGCGCGCGGTGGACGATTCGCGGCAACACGTTCCGCGGATTCAACACGCGGCGCGGGCTGGTCGGCCCGGCCGTGCTGTTCTGGAACGGCTCGCGCGACACGGTGGTCGAGGGGAACACCTTCGTGGACAACGCGCGGGACATCTCGCTGGGGCTCGACGCCACCAAGCCCGGCCAGGCGCCGGTGGGCAACGCCGCGCTGCCCGATCACCGCGGCGGCCGGATCCGCGGCAACACCATCACGCGCCGTCCGGGGCTGCCCGGCGCCGACGTGGCCATCATGGTCGCCGACTCGCCGGGCACGATCGTGGAGTCCAACACGGTGACGATGGCCGGTACGTACCCCAACGCGATCGAGTATCGCTTCCAGCGTACCACGGGCGTGAGCATCACGGGCAACACGGTCGACGCGGCGATCCTCGCGCGCGAGGGCGCGACGGCCACCGTGACGGACAACGTCCGCCGCTGACCCGTCCGCACCGGCGCCGGCGCGCCACCGCCGAGCCGCATCCGCATGCGCCTCCGGTCCTCCGGCGACCGCCGCGGACATAATGAAGCGATGCCGTCGAACGAAGGGGCACGCGCGACGCTCGTGGCGCTCGCGCGCGGGGCCGCCGCCCTGATCGCCCTCGTCCTGCTGAACCAGTCCGTCACGTTCTACAACGTGTGGCCGACGCCGCGAGTGCGGTGGCAGGGCCACCTGTCCGTCGAGCTGGCCGTGCTCGTGGCCGTGCTGGCCGCCGCCGCATGGCGTCACGGCCGTCCGGGCCGCCGGCTCCTCCGCGTGGCCGCCGCCGTCTGGGTCCTGCTGGTCGTGGGCCGCTACCTCGACGTGATGGCGCCAGCGCTCTACGGCCGGCCAGTGAACCTGTACTGGGACGCCCGGCACCTGGCGGCCGTCGGCGCGATGATGACCGACGCGGTGGCCACGCCCGTGCTCGTCGGCGGTCTCGCCGCCGTGGCCGTGTTCGTGGCGCTCCTGTACGGCGCCGGACGGCTCGCGATCGGCGCCGTCGCCGGGGTGCTCGCCCGGCCGCGCGGACGCGCGGCGCTGGGCGCGCTGGCCGCGGCCGCTCTCGTCGTCGCGGCGGTGGGGGAGCGCGCGACCGCCGCGGGCCTGCCCGCGTTCGCCGTTCCCGTGTCCACCGCCTATTACCGGCAGGCCCGCCTGCTGGCCACCCAGATCGCGCTCAGGGACGCGGCGGTCGAGACGTCCCGCCAGTTCTCGGACTCCGATCTCTCGCGCGTGGCGGGCGCCGACGTGTACCTGACGTTCGTCGAGTCCTATGGCGCCGTGACCTACGACCGTCCGGAGGTCGCCACCGCGCTCGCCCCCGCGCGCGACGCGCTGCAGGCCGACATCGAGGCCTCCGGCCGGCAGGTGGTCTCGGCCTTCGTGGAGTCGCCCACTTTCGGCGGGTCGTCGTGGCTCGCGCACGTCAGCCTCATCACGGGCGTCGAGACGCGCGACGAGCAGACCAACGCCACGGTCATGGCGCAGGAGCGCGACACGCTCGTCACGGCGTTCGCCCGGGCCGGCTATCGCACCGTGGCGCTGATGCCGGGCCTCAGGCAGGCGTGGCCCGAGGGGGCCTTCTACGGGTTCGACCACGTGTACGACACCGCCGAGATCGCCTATCACGGCCCGCGGTTCGGCTGGTGGACCGTGCCCGACCAGTTCGCGCTGGCCCGTCTCGACGTCCTCGAGGCCGGGCACGACGCGAGCCGGCCCCGCTTCGTGTTCTTCCCGACGACCAGCACCCACGCGCCCTTCGGCCCGACGGCGCCGTACCAGCCCGACTGGGACGCGATCCTCTCACCGACGCCGTTCGGCGAGGCCGACGTGAAGGGCGCCCTGGCGCGCGTGCCCGACTACCTGAACCTCGCGCCGAGCTACGTCAACGCCGTGCGCTACGCCTGGCGCACGCTCGGCGGGTACCTGCGGATGCACGCGGACCGCGATCTCGTGATGATCGTGGTCGGCGACCACCAGCCGGCGGCGGCGGTGGCAGGCGAGGGCGCGTCGTGGGACGTGCCCGTCCACGTCATCACGGGGCGGGGGGCGGTGCTCGATCGGCTGCGGGCGGTGGGATTCGCGCCGGGACTGGCGCCGCCGCGGCACGCCATCTCCAAGCTGCATGCGCTGCTGCCCGCGCTGCTCGACGCCTTCGGCGATCCCGCGCCGGCCCGCGCGTCCAGATAGCTGGCGCCGCCGGGCCGACTCGCCGGCCGCCGAGGCCATCCCCGGCGGCCGCGAACGTCCTACGGCTGGGTGGTCGGCGGGTGGTAGGTCTTCTTCTCCGCGGCCACGGCGGCGGCCACTTCGGCCAGCAGCTTCTGCGCGTCGTAGACGATCCCGTCCTTGATGGTGAACTTCACGCCGCCCACCTTCTCCTGGCGGTTCGTCTGCGGATTCAGGCGCATGTGGCCCGTGCCGTAGAGCACCTTCAGGTTGCTGAGCGGGTTCTCGCCGACCACGACGAGGTCGGCCAGCATGCCCGAGCGCACGACGCCCATCGGGGGCGCCTCGCCCTTCGGCTCGTACAGCGTCCTTGCGCCCCACATCGTGGCCGAGCGGATGATCTCGAGCGGCGAGAAGCCGGCCTCGCGCAGGAGCTCCAGCTCCTCGATGTAGGCGAAGCCGTAGGTCTTCCAGATGAAGCCCGAGTCGGTGCCCACCGTCACCCGGCCGCCCATGTTCTTGTAGTCGTTGATGAGGCGCATGTAGCGCTCGTAGAACTTCTTCCAGTGGTACTCGTTCTCGGTCGTCCAGTCGTAGAAGTACGACCCGTGGTTGTCACGCGTGCTCTGGAAGTAGTTCCACAGCTGCGGCATCGTGTAGGTGGCGTGCCAGTCGGCGTTCCTGGCCCGCATCAGGTCGCGGGACGCCGCGTAGATGTTGAACGTCGGATCGAAGGTGACGTGGTTCGCCTTCTGGTGCTCCAGGTACTCGATCCACTGGGGCGAGCCCGGCTCGTAGGTCTGGTTCCAGATCCGGGCGATGTCGCCGAAGCGGTCCTGCTCGTTGTTGTAGTCGTAGCCGACCGGGAAGTCCTGGATGGTCCGGTCCTTGAGCAGCGACTCCATGTGGCCGTAGTAGTGGGTCACCGTGTCCAGGTGGTTGTCGCCGGCGATTCGGGCGTTGAACATCGCGACGTTGTTCTGCGACAGGTGCGCCACCGTGCCCATCTTGTTCTTGTGGGCCTCGTCGATGGCGGCGATGTCGATCTCGGGCGTCTCGTCGCCGCGATTGAAGAACTTGATGCCGTCGATGTTGTTGGCGGCGGCCCAGCGCACCCACTCACGCGCCTTCTCGGGCGTCGTCACCCGGCCGTTGGGCCAGCCGGAGCCGAGCGTCTGGTAGTTGAAGATGCGGGGCGCGGCGATCTCGTTCTTCGCCGAGCGGTCCTTCTCCGACGAACTGACGGCGGCCGACGACAGCGACACGCCGCGGACCGTCGTGACGCCGTGGGCCAGCCACAGCTTGTAGGCGTAGCCGAGGTCCGGCGCCTTGCCGGACGTGGAGCCGTGGACGTGCATGTCCACGAAGCCCGGCATGACGAACATGCCGCGGCCGTCGATCTCGAAGTCCGCGTCGCGGGGCTCGCGGTTGGCCGCCAGCGGCAGGCCCGGCCAGCCGGCCTGGCGGATCTCGGTGATGCGGTTGCCCTCGATGACGATGTCCATCGGGCTCAAGGGCGGGCCGCCGGTCCCGTCGATGAGCGTCACCGCGCGGATGACCATCTTCTTGAACGGGCCCTGGCCCTCACCGGCCGTGCGGGCGGGGGCGGGGGTGTCGCCGGCGCGCCCGCGGCCCTGCGGCGCCTGGGCGGCGGCCTGTGGGCGGGACTGCGCGAGCGGCACCTGGCCGAGGCCGGCGGCGAGGGCGCAGGTCGCAATCGCGGCGGCGACGGCAGATCGAACGGTTTTCGTCATGACATTCCTCGGAGACGTACGAACAGCGCTCCACTTTACCCCGATCGAGGGTCGAGGGGACGGTGCGCCCGGAGGCGCCGGCCCGGCCGTGGGACGGGTCAGGGCCGCGGGCCGCTGGAGGTGCCGAACGCGAGGCCGATGGAGCGTGGAATCGGGTTGAAGAACCGCCCGTAGGCCGGCGACGTCACGTTCGCCTGGACGTCGCGCTCCGCGCCCGCGCCGAGCGCGTTGTAGACCTTGAGGCCCGCCGTGAACCGGTACTTCTTGAACCGCCACGGCCGCACGAGCGAGAAGTCCAGCGTGGCCACCGACGGCAGCCGGCCGGTGCGGTTGCGCGGCCCGACGTAGTCCTGGTACTCGTCCACGGCCGACCACGGGAAGCCCGACCGCCACTCGAAGACCGGCAGGAACACCCACCGGCCGCCCACCGCCTGGGAGCCGCGAACGATCACGCGGTGCGGCACGTCGGTCGGGTTGAGGGAGTGCTCGTTCGGACGCAGGATCGGGTTCTTGAAGTTGCCGAAGTGCGCGTCGTAGTCGTTCAGGTCGCGCGTGCCGTGCGACCGCACGTACGACACGGTGAGATCGCGGTTCTCGCTGCCCAGATACCGGCCCGTCGTCTCGAACTCCCAGTACTGCGACGTGCCCGTGGACGCCAGCGTCAGCGTGCCCGCGCCGGCGTCGGGTTCCACGACCGCGTCGTGCGCGGCATCACGGTGCAGGAAGGCCGCCTTGAAGAAGAGCCGGCGGCCGAACCGCTGGTCCCAGGCCACGGTGGTGACGATGCTCTCCGGCGTCAGCTGCTCGCCGACGACGTGGCGGTAGGTGATCGGCGTGCCGAGCGGGGAGCCGTCGGGCGCGAAGCGCTGGACGGTGCGTACCGGCAGCTCGGTGAAGGCCCCCAGGTTCAGGGGCGTCCGCTGCGCGAACTTGCCGACGCCGCCCCGCAGGATGCCGCGGCCGTCGGCCAGCAGGCTGAGCGCCACGCCGGCCCGGGGCGAGTAGTTGACGCGCTCGGTCACGTCGTCGCGGTCGAACCGGAAGCCCAGTTCCAGCATCACCTTGTCGTTGACGCGCCAGCGGTCCTGGCCGAACACCGAGTACTCGGTTCCGGTGACGTCGGGGTGCGTGAGCCCGGGCGCGAACGTGGTGCGCTCGGCCAGCGAGCCGTCGAGGCGCCGGACCTCGATCGGCTGGCTGAAGCTGTCGCCGTCGAAGCCCGAGTACTGCAGGTCGACGCCGAACTTGAACACGTGCGAACCCGCGGCCTCCTTCGAGATCGTGACGGCCTCGACGGCCTGGAGGCTGGTGACGTGCCGCTCCTCGCGGTTGAAGTACGGCCCGCTCTGGGACTCGGGCGCGTAGACCATGGGGCCCGCGCCCTTGCTCTTCAGGTCGACCTCGAACAGGCGGGCGGCGAGCGTGGTTTCCACGACCACGCGGTCCGACAGGATCAGCCGGTCCACGAACCCGGCGGAGTAGCCCGACTGCGAGAACAGCGGCGTCGACTCGGCCGGCCGGAACGTGGACATCGTGGGGTTGGTGATCTTGCGCGGGAAGTAGACGAAGGTGCCGACCAGCGAGTGGCGGGAGGACAACACCCCGTCGAGACGGGTGAAGGAGTCGAGGCTCTCGAGGCCCAACTGGGGTTCCCCGGGCAGGCTGCGGACGGGCGTCCGGACGTAGCGATACTGCAGGTACTGTCCCAGCAGCAGCCGGTCGCGCTTGAGCGGCCCCGAGATCGACAGCCGCGGCTCGAACTTGCTGACGAAGCCGCGGCCGAGGCCCGGCAGCAGGTTGTCGGGCCGCACCCGCCACTCGGGCGTGCCGCGCCGCGTGGTCACCTGCGTGACGCTCGTGGAGAAGCGGCCGTACTCGGCCGCGAACGGGTTCGACAGGACCTCCACCGACTCGACCGCGCCGCTCGGCAGTTCGAGATCGAAGTCCCCGGTGGAGGGGTCGTTCAGGCTCGCGCTGCTCATCTGGATGGCGCCCGTGGTGGGCGTCCCGCCCTTCACGCGCAGCCGCCCCTCGGGGCCGCGGACCACGCTGGGCAGCTGTGTCAGGAGCGACTGGAAGTCGTCCCCGGCCAGCGGCTGGACGTCCATCCGCGCGCCGCTCAGGATGTCGCTGACGGCCACCGGCTGGATGCTCTCGGTGGGCGAGTTGGCGGGCGCGACGACGTTGACGCTCTCGCGCAGGTAGGTGAGCCGCATCTCCAGCAGCACCTGGGCGCGCGTGCCCGCCTTCACGTCGAACGGTGCCGACTCGGTGTCGGCGAAGCCGTCGCGGGTCGCCCGGACCACGTAGCGGCCCGGCGGCACGTCCGGAAACGTCACCAGCCCGACGTCGCTGCTGGTCGTCCGCGCGATGGTGACGCCGCTGTTCGTGTCCCTGAGCTCCACCGTCGCGGCGGGAATGCGCAGCGACTCCAGCGCCAGCGTGACGACCACTTCGGCCGAGACAGGCTGGGCGTCGGGCGAGGGCGACTGGGCCTGCGACGCCCGCGCGCCCAGCGTGACCAGCACGCACGCGACCAGGGTCTGGCGAAAGGACAGGGGGCGCATGTCCGAGCGTGGCCAGTCTAATCCCTCTCCCCGGTGATTGCGCGGGGCAAATGCCGCCGCGCACTGGCTCGGGGCCGCGCGTAGAATGGCCGCCGTGCGTCGCCTGGCCACGCTTGCCGTCCTCCTGGTGCTGTCGGCCGCTGGCAGTGGCGGACGGCAATCCCTGCCCCGCGTGCCGCCGGCCAGCGTCGGCCTCGACCCGGCGGGGCTCGCCGACGCCACCCGTCTCCTCCAGCAGTTCGTCGACGAGGGCCGCATCGCGGGCGCCGTGGCGGCGGTAGCGCGGCACGGCACGGTGGGCTACCTCCAGGCGGTCGGTCTCCAGGACGTGGCGTCGAAGACGCCCATGACCGAGCGATCGCTGTTCCGGATCTACTCCATGACCAAGGCGATCACGGCCGTGGCGGTCATGATGCTGCACGACGAGGGCCGGTTCCGGTTGGACGACCCCGTCTCGACGTTCCTGCCCGAGTTCGCCGACGTGCGGGTGGTCGAGGCGCCGGGCGCCGCGCCGCGGCCGCCGGCCCGCGCGGTGACGGTGGAGGACCTGCTGCTCCACACCTCCGGTCTCAGCCACCGGACGTCGGACCTGTACCGCGATCTCGGCGTGCGCTCGCGGGCCGACGCCCTTCCGGCGTTCGTCCGCAAGATCGCGCGCGCGCCGCTGATGGAGGATCCGCACACGCGCTTCCGCTACAGCGAAGCGACCACGGTGCTGGGGCGCCTGGTGGAGATCTGGTCGGGCCAGCCGTTCGACGCCTTCCTGTCCGCGCGCGTCTTCCGGCCCCTCGGCATGGCCGACGCCGTGTTCTGGGTGGACGGCGAGCGGCGCAGCCGGCTGGCGTCGGTCTACGGCCCGGGACCGGCGGGCGGCCTCGTCCCGGTGGACGTCGAGCCGGTGCCCTTCACCGAGCGCCCGGCCCTCATCGAAGGCGCCGTGGGACTCGTGACGAGCGTCCCCGACTTCCTCCGCTTCCAGCAGATGCTCCTCGCGGGCGGTACGCTCGATGGCGTCCGCCTGCTGAAGGCCGACACGGCCGCCCGGATCGTGAAGAACGGCCTGCCGCCCGACGTGCTGCAGGCGCGCGGCGGACGGATGGGATGGGGGCTCGGCAACGTGAACGTGCTCATGGCCCCCGACGACTCGGGGGCCAACGCGGGCGAGTACGGGTGGGACGGCACCGCGGGGACGATCTTCTGGAACGACCCGGCGAGGGACACGGCCATCGTGCTGATGACGCAGAGCGTGCCCGCGAATCCCGGCCGTCTCCGGCAGCAGTTCAAGGCCCTGATTCAGCGGGCGGTGCGATGACGAGCGCCCATCGCTTCCCTCCCACCACGGCGGCCGGCCTCACCCGACGCCTGTCCGCGCTCGCCGCCACGACGGCCCTGTGCGCGTGGTCGATCTGGCCGGCGGCCGGTCAGGCGACGGCGCCCGTCGTCGTCGTGGTGGAGACGGCCGCCGGTGCCATCACCTTGGCGGTCGACGTCGAGCACGCGCCGGTCACGGCGGCGAACTTCCTGAGGTACGTGGACGGGAAGTTCTACGACGGGGGACGGTTCATCCGGGCGGTGCGGCCCGACAACACGACCCGGCACGACGTGGAGATCCAGGTCGTCCAGGCGGCCATCGCCCCTGCCAGGACCGGCGAGGCGTTTCCCGCGATTCCGCTGGAGCGCACGACCGCCACCGGGTTGAGGCACGTGGACGGGGCGCTGTCGATGGCGCGCAACGCCCCGGACAGCGCGACCTCGTCGTTCTTCGTGGTGATCGGCGATCAGCCGTCGCTCGACGCGGGCGGCGCGCGCCACGCCGACGGTCAGGGCTTCGCCGCCTTCGGACGCGTCACCGCCGGCATGGACGTGGTGCGGAGGATCCAGGCGTCGGCCACCGGCACGGCCGGCCAGTTCGGCACCGAGACGCTCGACCCGCCGATTGCGATCGTCCGCGCCTACCGGAAGTAGGCTGGCGCCCGAGGGCGGCTGTCCGGGGCCGAGCCGGGGACCGCTACACGTTGAAGCGGACGTGCATGATGTCGCCGTCCGACACGATGTAGTCCTTCCCCTCGACCTGCAGCTTGCCCGCCTCTTTCACCGCGTGCTCGGAGCCGTACTGCGTGAAGACCGCGTAGGGGATGACTTCCGCGCGGATGAAGCCGCGCTCCAGGTCCGAGTGGATGCGGCCGGCGGCCTGGCGCGCGTTCATGCCGCGCCGGATCGTCCACGCCCGGACCTCGTCGGGGCCGACGGTGAAGAACGAGATGAGATCCAGCAGGTGGTAGGCGGTCCGGATGAAGCGCGTGAGCGCCGACTCGGTGAGGCCGAGGTCCTGCAGGAAGGCGGCCTGATCCGCGGGCTCCAGGCTGCCGATCTCGGCTTCCACGCTGGCCGAGAGCACGAGCCCCTCGCCGTCGAGGGCGGTGATCCTCGCCGCCAGATCGTCCGGCATCGGCTGGGCGGCCCTCGACTCGTCGCGGTTCAGGGCCACGAGCAGCGGTCGATCGGTGAGGAAGCCGTAGCCGCGCAGCGGCTCCCGGTCCAGGTCGGCGGCCGGCACGCTCCGGAGCGGCCGGCCCTCCTCGAGCACGCTCTTCATGCGCTCGAAGGCGGCCTGCTCGGGCTTCGGGCCGCTTTCCTTCTTCATGCGCTCGAGCCGCCGCTCCACGAGGTCGAGGTCGGCGAACGTGCATTCGAGGTGGAAGGCCTCGAGGTCGCGCATCGGGTCGGCGTCCGTGTCGAGCGCCGGATTGGGGAAGTCGCGGAGCACGAGGCACAGCGCGTCCTGCTCGCGGATGTGCTGCAGCGCGCGGGTGGACAAGCCCTTCTTGTCCGAGCCGTGTTCGCCCGGCACGTCGCAGAAGGTGACCTCGGCGAACGTGGTCTTCTTCGGGGAGAAGATCCGGGCCAGCGCGTCGATCCGGTCGTCCGGCACGCGCACGCCGCCGAGACGCAGCTCGCCGCCGAACGCCGTGGGCACGTCCAGCCCGGTCATGGTGTTGAAGACGCTCGTCTTGCCCGAGCCTGCGAAGCCTACGAGTCCGATTTTCATGCGGGTGCCGAACGAGCATTGTAGCCCGCGTTCGAGGGCCCGCGGCGGCGCGCGGCCGCGATCACGCGCGCAGGCGCGCCAGCGGGTTCGCCAGCGTGTTCATCAGCGACGACGTCGAGAGGAGGTCGGACACCGTGCCCAGCAGGCGCCGCCGTGCGCCTGGGGCGACGGCGGTCCGCGCGTCCCCGCGGGCCCCGGCCGGCGCCGGCGTGCCGGCGAGCTCGAGGACGCGGTCCCAGGCCAGGCGCTCCGGGCCCGTCAGCGTGCCGAGGCGCGCGCCGCACTGGACGCGGGCGCCGCGGCCGCGCCCCACCCACGCCCGCCGCACGACGATGTCGAGCGCGACCATCGGCACGCGGAGGCGGAACTGCGGGCCCAGCCGGGCCGCGTGCGTTCGCGCGATCTCGATCCGCACGCCGTCGTGGCTGACGTCGAGGATCTCGGCGTCCACGTCGCTCACGTGCGCCGGGAACGCCGCGGCCGGCTTGCGCGCGTGCCGGCGTCCCTGACGGGCCTCGCCGTGCGCCAACGAGACCGCGAGCGCGAGCGCGGGCGCATCGATCGGGCGCGTGACGACCGTCACCGATGCCGATCGTCCCGACGGCCCGTGCACGGGCACGCCGGCGTTGGCGACGGCCACGACCGGCACCCGGGGGGCGTGGCGCCGCAGGCTGGCGAGGACGCCCGAGGCCAGGAGATCGGCGTCCGCCACGATGCAGTCCAGGCGGGTGGCGGCCCCGTCGGACTCGACGCGGCACGCCTCGACGAGGGAGGTCACCTCCATGCCGGCGTCGGCGAGCCACGCGGCGAAGGTCCTGCGTTCATAGGCGTTCGGACACGCCAGGCCCACGTGCATGCGATCCCTCCGGAGGGGAGCCGCTGCAAGCCGGCCGCCGTGCGCGCCGCGGCGCGCCGTGGCCGGCGACTGCATCCGCCGGAGGCCCGGACGGCGGTGTCCGTGCTGCCTCGAAACGGCACGCCGGTGTCTCGAAACGGCGCGCGCCGGCCATGCGGGCCGGTCCGGCCCGCCGGGGCCGGCGAGGCTCAGCGGTGGCGGGCGGGTCGGACGCCGGATGCCTGCCGCCCCAGCCGGACCACCGTGGCGTACTCGCCTTTCGAGCACGGCTGCACCGAGAGCCGGCTGCCCTTCTGCGTCACCATCATCCGCGCCAGGCCCCGGGTGGCCTTGAGCGTCTCGAGGGACACGACGGCGGGGAAGCGCTCCACGAACCCCACGTCGACCATGAACCAGACGGGCGACGAGGGCCGGCTCGCCGGATCGTAGTACGGATGGCCGGGCGTCCACGCGGAATGATCGGGATAGCCCGCCCGCACGATCCGCGCGAGCCCCGTGACGCCCGACGGGTCCGCGTTCGACGCGTAGAAGAGCACCGGATCGCCGACCTGCATCTGGTCCCGCATCAGGTTGCGGGCCTGGTAGTTCCTGACGCCTTCCCAGCTCGTGACGCCGTCCCTGGCGAGATCGTCAATCGTGTACGCGCTGGGCTCGCACTTCATCAACCAGTGGCGGAGGGCCATCGCGACATTCTGACGGAATCCGGCCCGGGCCGCGCGCCTACGCGCGCATCGCGCGTTCGTGCAGCGACTGCACCGCCTGCCAGCCGGCGGCCACCGCGCCCTCCTGCCAGTCGGGCAGCGAGCGCGGCGCCGTGGCCGCCGACCCGATGAGGATGCGGTTCTCCACCTTCGAGAGCTGCTCGCGGAGCGACACCGCGCGGACGGTCGCGTAGCCGCCGAGGCTGTAGGGGACGCGCTTCCAGTACACGGCGTAGGCGCTCTCGAACTCCTGGCGGATCTGCGGGTGCACCTTGCTCGCGTGCGTCAGCACGTGCTCGATCCGGGCGGCGACGGGCTGGGTTCTCAGGTCGCCGATGGGCCCGTTGGAGTAGAGGCCCAGGAGCACGCCCTTCTTCGTGAAGTAGTCGTACGACGGATACGAGAACTCCCCGATCGGCAGGTTCGAGTAGAGGTGCCCGCCGAAGATCCGGTCGTCCTCTTCCCAGAAGCGGCGCTTCATCGCCAGGCCGATCTTGGCGCTGTCGCTGTAGGTGACGCGCCTGACCGCGTCCATCATCGTGTCGGACAGGTTGATGTCGAGGCCCGAGAGCACGGACAGCGGCAGGCAGGAGACGACGAAGTCCGCGGTCTTCTGGACGGTCTTGCCGTGCTTGGTGTCGCGATAGACCACCGTCACCCCGGCATCGTCCTGGTGGACCGACCGGATCTCGGCGTTGAAGGTGAGGCGGGCCGGCCCGAGCGCGCGCTGGAACGCCTTGCAGATCTGGTCCATGCCCCCGATCGGCTGGAACATGGGGGCGGCGGCGGTGCCCTCCATCGGCGGCACCGAGCGCAGGCGGTTGCCGAAACCGGCTTCGAGCAGGTGGGCGAGCGCGATCGGATCGCCCTCGCCGCGGTCGGCGAAGGCCTTGTAGGCGTGGGTCTTGCCGTCCAGGTAGCCCTGGCGCACGAGGAAGTCGGTGAGGCGCTTCTGGTCCTCGGCCGTCAGCGGCAGGTCGAGCTGGTGGCTGTCGACGGCCTTCACGAGCAGCTCGTTGATCTGGCCGATCATGTCGGCCTTCACCTCGCGCATCCGGACCTTGCGGCCCGCGAGCGCTCCGCCCGCCTTGCCCTCGTAGTAGAAGTAGTTGGCGTCGGAGTCGTTCAGGAACACCTGCATCGGCACGCCGAGCTCCCGGCAGTAGCCGAGGACGCCCTCGTGCGAGTGCGGGATGCGCCACGCGCCGGCGTTCACGTATTGCCCTTCGTCCCACGTGCACACCTGGCGCTCGCCGTCGATCTCGGTGTGCTCGTCGCCCCGCCGCACGCTCCACACGATGCCGCCCACGCGCTGCCGCGCCTCGAGGACGTGGACGTCGTAGC harbors:
- a CDS encoding TonB-dependent receptor, giving the protein MRPLSFRQTLVACVLVTLGARASQAQSPSPDAQPVSAEVVVTLALESLRIPAATVELRDTNSGVTIARTTSSDVGLVTFPDVPPGRYVVRATRDGFADTESAPFDVKAGTRAQVLLEMRLTYLRESVNVVAPANSPTESIQPVAVSDILSGARMDVQPLAGDDFQSLLTQLPSVVRGPEGRLRVKGGTPTTGAIQMSSASLNDPSTGDFDLELPSGAVESVEVLSNPFAAEYGRFSTSVTQVTTRRGTPEWRVRPDNLLPGLGRGFVSKFEPRLSISGPLKRDRLLLGQYLQYRYVRTPVRSLPGEPQLGLESLDSFTRLDGVLSSRHSLVGTFVYFPRKITNPTMSTFRPAESTPLFSQSGYSAGFVDRLILSDRVVVETTLAARLFEVDLKSKGAGPMVYAPESQSGPYFNREERHVTSLQAVEAVTISKEAAGSHVFKFGVDLQYSGFDGDSFSQPIEVRRLDGSLAERTTFAPGLTHPDVTGTEYSVFGQDRWRVNDKVMLELGFRFDRDDVTERVNYSPRAGVALSLLADGRGILRGGVGKFAQRTPLNLGAFTELPVRTVQRFAPDGSPLGTPITYRHVVGEQLTPESIVTTVAWDQRFGRRLFFKAAFLHRDAAHDAVVEPDAGAGTLTLASTGTSQYWEFETTGRYLGSENRDLTVSYVRSHGTRDLNDYDAHFGNFKNPILRPNEHSLNPTDVPHRVIVRGSQAVGGRWVFLPVFEWRSGFPWSAVDEYQDYVGPRNRTGRLPSVATLDFSLVRPWRFKKYRFTAGLKVYNALGAGAERDVQANVTSPAYGRFFNPIPRSIGLAFGTSSGPRP
- a CDS encoding serine hydrolase domain-containing protein; protein product: MRRLATLAVLLVLSAAGSGGRQSLPRVPPASVGLDPAGLADATRLLQQFVDEGRIAGAVAAVARHGTVGYLQAVGLQDVASKTPMTERSLFRIYSMTKAITAVAVMMLHDEGRFRLDDPVSTFLPEFADVRVVEAPGAAPRPPARAVTVEDLLLHTSGLSHRTSDLYRDLGVRSRADALPAFVRKIARAPLMEDPHTRFRYSEATTVLGRLVEIWSGQPFDAFLSARVFRPLGMADAVFWVDGERRSRLASVYGPGPAGGLVPVDVEPVPFTERPALIEGAVGLVTSVPDFLRFQQMLLAGGTLDGVRLLKADTAARIVKNGLPPDVLQARGGRMGWGLGNVNVLMAPDDSGANAGEYGWDGTAGTIFWNDPARDTAIVLMTQSVPANPGRLRQQFKALIQRAVR
- a CDS encoding right-handed parallel beta-helix repeat-containing protein, with translation MCTDCLEPARRRVATFGAWLAVLGVITAPDAAAPAPDRPPAVRRPSSSGAQPAGPTVRVTSARTLSRALRDLRSGTTILLAPGVYTVPGEAFGLPDGVRDVTIAGQTGNRDEVVVRGGRFGFWANAVDGLTIRDLTIEGADEHGVILNCQAHAPVFRNLVLRDIGDQFIKGNPGPGGCGVNDGVVEGSLFEYTHGAPDGYTNGVDVHYGARWTIRGNTFRGFNTRRGLVGPAVLFWNGSRDTVVEGNTFVDNARDISLGLDATKPGQAPVGNAALPDHRGGRIRGNTITRRPGLPGADVAIMVADSPGTIVESNTVTMAGTYPNAIEYRFQRTTGVSITGNTVDAAILAREGATATVTDNVRR
- a CDS encoding amidohydrolase family protein, whose translation is MTKTVRSAVAAAIATCALAAGLGQVPLAQSRPQAAAQAPQGRGRAGDTPAPARTAGEGQGPFKKMVIRAVTLIDGTGGPPLSPMDIVIEGNRITEIRQAGWPGLPLAANREPRDADFEIDGRGMFVMPGFVDMHVHGSTSGKAPDLGYAYKLWLAHGVTTVRGVSLSSAAVSSSEKDRSAKNEIAAPRIFNYQTLGSGWPNGRVTTPEKAREWVRWAAANNIDGIKFFNRGDETPEIDIAAIDEAHKNKMGTVAHLSQNNVAMFNARIAGDNHLDTVTHYYGHMESLLKDRTIQDFPVGYDYNNEQDRFGDIARIWNQTYEPGSPQWIEYLEHQKANHVTFDPTFNIYAASRDLMRARNADWHATYTMPQLWNYFQSTRDNHGSYFYDWTTENEYHWKKFYERYMRLINDYKNMGGRVTVGTDSGFIWKTYGFAYIEELELLREAGFSPLEIIRSATMWGARTLYEPKGEAPPMGVVRSGMLADLVVVGENPLSNLKVLYGTGHMRLNPQTNRQEKVGGVKFTIKDGIVYDAQKLLAEVAAAVAAEKKTYHPPTTQP
- a CDS encoding sulfatase-like hydrolase/transferase encodes the protein MPSNEGARATLVALARGAAALIALVLLNQSVTFYNVWPTPRVRWQGHLSVELAVLVAVLAAAAWRHGRPGRRLLRVAAAVWVLLVVGRYLDVMAPALYGRPVNLYWDARHLAAVGAMMTDAVATPVLVGGLAAVAVFVALLYGAGRLAIGAVAGVLARPRGRAALGALAAAALVVAAVGERATAAGLPAFAVPVSTAYYRQARLLATQIALRDAAVETSRQFSDSDLSRVAGADVYLTFVESYGAVTYDRPEVATALAPARDALQADIEASGRQVVSAFVESPTFGGSSWLAHVSLITGVETRDEQTNATVMAQERDTLVTAFARAGYRTVALMPGLRQAWPEGAFYGFDHVYDTAEIAYHGPRFGWWTVPDQFALARLDVLEAGHDASRPRFVFFPTTSTHAPFGPTAPYQPDWDAILSPTPFGEADVKGALARVPDYLNLAPSYVNAVRYAWRTLGGYLRMHADRDLVMIVVGDHQPAAAVAGEGASWDVPVHVITGRGAVLDRLRAVGFAPGLAPPRHAISKLHALLPALLDAFGDPAPARASR
- a CDS encoding peptidylprolyl isomerase, which encodes MTSAHRFPPTTAAGLTRRLSALAATTALCAWSIWPAAGQATAPVVVVVETAAGAITLAVDVEHAPVTAANFLRYVDGKFYDGGRFIRAVRPDNTTRHDVEIQVVQAAIAPARTGEAFPAIPLERTTATGLRHVDGALSMARNAPDSATSSFFVVIGDQPSLDAGGARHADGQGFAAFGRVTAGMDVVRRIQASATGTAGQFGTETLDPPIAIVRAYRK